Genomic DNA from Cucumis melo cultivar AY chromosome 10, USDA_Cmelo_AY_1.0, whole genome shotgun sequence:
ataatgataaacataCAGCGAAGTCTGAAAATCACCTGTATATCTGGGAGTGTTGGGGCTACATTTATCAAAAGAAGCTTAGTAGCTTCAAATATTCCAGTTCGCAGACCATGACTACAATATTAAAGTGAAGCGTCAAGAGTTTGATATCAATATGGCACATAAAAAAACTCCAATCGGGTTTGCTTTGGTGAAAAGAAAATAACCTCGAAAACTGTCCTAGAATAGCTGGAATTGAGCCACGGTATAGACCTTGCACACCAATCTGTGGAATCCTGGATATGATTTCAGGGAAAGGCAATGTTGATGCTTGTACGCGAGTCTAAAAaccatgaaaaagaaaaaagtcaaGATGAGCATATTGTTGAGAACAGATCAATCCATCAACAGCCAAGTGTGAACTTAAAAGGACCAAGAAGAAATATTTTCCTTAGCAAAGCATACTGTAATTGGACAAGTGGAAAAAATTTAAGCAAGAGGTACTAAAATTGGTTCAAAGAATTTGCCTTAATTGTATCGATTGGGAACATTAAAGAGGTAGACAAAGCACAAGAAAGACCCCCAGCCAATGCAGATCTTAGAACGCTGCCAGCAGGTATTTCCACAGGTGGTGGGACGGCAACAACTGTAGCAGCTTCAAACCAGATACTCCTGTATCAATTATTAAAGAAGTTATAATGTTAAAAATCTTGGAAGATCATAAATAAATCCTAAATTCATAGTCAATATAAAGATTAGCAGGTAACAAGCATCGGCTACCTCAAGTAGTATAACTTGACCATTTTATGACCAATATTCCAATTTTATGTACAGTAGCAACGTACACAtatgacaaaagaaaaatagccAAAAAAAGATGGATCATATAACTTTAAGGCTTTAAATTAAGATATCATATAATTATGACTAAAAGCACAAAGTAGAGCAGTTATAATGCTTGTAATTACTCTATAATGTTAATTCTCAACAACTAGAGTCCCTAGTAAGTTTATGGCTCTAGGTTTGTTTCTCATATAACCTTTTTCCGGTTATACTTTTATACTAAATGAAGGTTGGTCTTTCCATCCAATaaacagatttttttttttgtttaaaaaggAAAACACAATCAGGGAACAACGTCATTGGTAAGAAGTTTCATTGGTAATTAGGTTGCATGATAGGTAAAAAAACCAAAGGTCATCATAAATGTTTCATTTCTATTTACCACGAGGGGGTCTTGGAATATGTAAAATAAAAACTCTAAAGTGCAGCCGACACATCAACATTTACTGTTCCCAATTACATAGATATCGACTCACCTAAGATGATTTTTCCTAGCGATCAATTAGAATAAATCCAAAAAATTCTCACATCAGGTACCATTTTAACCATGCACATCATATGATTATCtcaagaaaatatatattgCCCAAACAGACTAAGTTGTCTTTTTTCGGATAATAAGCTTCAATTACTCCATGATCACAACAAAAAtgaatagtaataataaaagcTCTTTTCCCCCTCtttcttatatttaaatttgaaagaatTTCAAGCAAGTAAAAAATCTGACAATGAGATGCACCTTAGAAGTTAGAACCACAAATGAAAAACTGATCTTACCGTGGATCTTCTTGCAGTCGATCCGAAGGAAGAAGCAACATAAAATTTCGAAAATGTCCATATGAGATAGATTCTTCAGTGTCTGCATTTAGAAATCTCATCATAGCAACAGCATTGTCTTCATTGGCAGGGAGTCCAGCATTCTTAAGTGATGCCAATATTTCACTTTTTTGCAAAGTCCCTGACTTGCTCAGACAAAGAGACGTGTATGCACGTAGAATGGTTGGTTCCTTCTGTTCCATGAAGGACAAAAATTGCTTCCAACCAAATGACTTCGAAAATATGTGACTTCTAGTGCGATTCATGAACTCCCGAGCATATCGTTTGGGCAATTTTCTCTTTCTAATTGCAATTTCAAGATCCTCCATAGTCACTTGGCCATCACCGTCCCTGTCCAACTCCTCAAAAAATCTCCTTCCTGCGTAAGAGCATTAAGTTGGTAAACCTTTTACCCTTTGAATTAAGTACATAAACTTATGGACTATTGGGTGTCAGTAGGAGAGCATGACATAAATACATATCGATCATGTGTGCCCAAGAAGAAAATAAGAAGGTGAAATTACTCGGAGAATATCTACTTTCCACACAAAGTACTATCAATATCAAAAGACAAACTACATCAATTCTTCAGTTATGGCCATTGGAGATCAGTACTTGTCATTTGAAAGGAAGATTTTTAATTGCCTTCCTTGATGTGACAAAACAGAAACTCACTAAAATCTCAGCCACGTGCTAAATTCAACAAAAGAGAAACATAAAAGTTGACAAGTTCTTGACAAATCTGTTAGATCCTTGGATTTTCCTTGATATAAATTCATCTCCTCGCTCTAAGGTAAAAGTTCCAAGAAGAACGTGATCAAGAAATATCATAGAGGGCTCCCTCAATgcatatattatttaattaaaaacataaCGATGGCAAGATAATTACTATAAATAGCTTTAAACTTAAAGTACTATGTTTAGCGCAAAAGAATATGAACTGATTGAGCATACCTTCAGCCTCTGTGTATCTGAAGAAGTCCTGAACTGATATCAATTTCTTTTTGTCTGGATAATCTTTAGAAGACCGCCCTACTTGTGGTAAAAGCTCAATAAGCTCGGTCAATGACACGGTAGATAATGTGGATCTCAAGCGTTCAACATTAGAAAGCGGAATGCTAAGGATACCACTCGCTAGTTTCTGTGGCGAAATGCCACTAGTTTCTTCCCTACTCTGAGCAGAGACCCCATCATCCCCCTCGTTCACAGAAGAACTGACTCCCACTATGCCTGAAGGAACACCTCCAACTCTTGCAAACCTCAAGTTCCCAAAAAACCCATTTACTTCTGCTTTTCGACCTTCCCAAATGTTTGCCACAGCCTTGAAACGATCGACCTGAGGGGCCATTGGTGACTGTGGGGAAGTATCATAGCTCTTATCAACATATCCTGCCCCATCAAGATCAAACTTTTGAAGATTCTGTGTCAACTGATCAAAAACAAAGCCTATTAAGCACTCAAATGGCAGATGTTTTCCTTCATCGTGCTTCAAACTTTCCTGAAATGGTTTCTTATGCTGCTTCTCCTTCTGCCTTTGTTTTGACTCGCGCGAAACTTTTTGCTTCGTGCACAAACCTATCTTTTCTTCCTCATCCGTTTTCTGTAATCGTTTCTTAATTGTTTTAAAAGGGCGGGGAAGTGCCTGAACAACATTGTTAACCAACAAAGACCAAGAAACGGCAAACTGCAAACAGTTGGCACAAGAGGCCTCCTCCTTACCCAAATCTTCCTCTTTCAATGCAGTATCAGAAGCCTCCAAATTAACCGACCTCCGAGAGAAGTTTCCCAAGAAAGCCTTTACTGGAACGTTAATCGATAAACCTTGTTTCCGCTTATCCCCAGCGACATAAGGACCCCGCTTCTTCGTACCACAGATCTCACCTTCACTCAGCTTATCCTCATCCTTAGGACGCAAAATCAATCTAATGAAATTTTCCTCATTCTTATGCCCCGGAAAACAGTACTCAAGATCCTTGGCTACTTTCCGGAAGCCCAATTCGACAGGAGAAAGCGCTTCTTTAACTACTTGAATCGAGTTGAAAAAAGATTCGATTGGGTCATTAGCAGACACCATTACTAAAAAGTCCTAAACTACACAAACTTCGAAGGGAATCACCGAACTGCTCCAGAGACAACGGCAATCCAAACACCATTCAAACAAATAACAAAGAAAAGTAGATGAAATTGAGAGTGAATAAATCGGGAAGAAACATTACCAGGGAGAGTGGAGAAGCGATTGAAGAAAAGGATGATTGAATCGGAAAGCGATAAGAGGGAGTTGAAATCGAAGCGTAACACACATTTCGGCAGAGGGTCAAAAGCAATCCATTTGTGAAgatagagagaaagagaagagagTTTCTAAGACGCCATTGAAGCAGAGAATGGAAGAAAGATGAGAAGAAGACGAGTGGAATTTGAGCAATGGTTTTGGTTTAAGCTTTGTTTGAGGAGAGACGAGTGGCAGACgaagcagaagaagaaggaaCCAGCAGTTGAACACTGCAAAGCCTATCAtttttccttcccttttttattttttatttttttttatttattcttatttacattatttattCTAAATAACTAAAACTACTTATTCAaccaaacaataataataataataattacaaatatttttaactttgattTTATCATTTTCTTTGTAACGTATGGTGTGAAATAATCAAAATTTAATCTTCAAGTCCATAATACAACAATCTTATATAAGCTCAATtatgtttttgttaatttttattgcctatatattcaatatgattcaaTGATTGAACCTATGAAATATTATAAACACAATAGTATGAATTGCTAtcaaatcatatatatatattcgaaCATgctgtttctttattttaaattgcaagGATTCCTATGGTTTTATTGTTCATAGTTTGGAGTTTAACCCATTTGTTAACTTCCTAAATagcaaataattaataattagtgTGAATATATCTTctgaattttgtttcttttttcttttttctgttgAAGACAGAGGGAGATTGCTTTTAAGAGCTAAAGCTGACGTAAGGGCTTTGTAGGATGGGAGAGAGTAACCTTAGAACATTGGGCTCTCAGCCCCTTTTTTTCTCTCATTATTTAATATCTCTTTTCTAATACTTATCCACATCTTCATTctttaatacttttttttacGGGTCCCCCATTTATTCTTTGTTAATCTAATATATCTCCATGTTCTCATTAACTAGTAATTACATCTAATTATTACTATAACTATGTTCATTGGTTATATAACATCGGATGTAGAAAAATTCTAACCATGAAACGTCAATGAGTTGTTGGTAGAAATAGAGGTGCGGTAAATTTTAAGGATTGTAGTAACATTttagaaagtaaaaaaaaaaaaaaattaccggGGATATGTGGAAAGTTAGGATAAAGTAGGAGGGTAAAAGAGGTTAATTAATGCGCCGAACAGAAAGTGTAAAAATGGGATTCAGATCCACGTGGAAGGAGGTGAATGGAGGAAAAGTATATTTTATCGGGAGAGCTCCACGTatctctatttttctttttttcttttttttttttctttttggataatGATTTCGAAGAAAGCAACCAAACCTaacttattaattaattatgcataCGGTTTActttacatttatttttatttgggAGAATAAGATGTTCCGAcaaaattatgaaataaataagGAATCTCAATTCGTAATTGTTATTATAGTAATATTTGTGAAATAAATTTTATGAAACTTTAATGTTTGTCTCTTTATTTTGTAAACTTTTACATTCTTAGTAAATTTAAATGTGTGATAAACTTATCGaatacaaaattaaagatagaacTACCTCaaatataaaactaaaaatatataaatcgCCTGTTAAATagcttcaaaatttcaataactaaATAGATATAGATATTAAAAGTTTGAGgggccgtttgggggaagggttgggttatggggaGTCAGggttatggaggaagtgttatgataaaatgtgtttgggggaagagttaggaactgttatgataatattgtgaagaaggattgaggaaaagttgaagaagggttaagaagTGTTTAAGGAAGGGTTGAGGAAGGGTTAAAGAGttaaaactagggttacataacccttcccccaaacaggAGTTGGATTACATAACCATAACCCCCTATAATCcaacccttctcccaaacgcGCCCTAAGGAATTAGTAAATCTAATTATAatgtatttttatattttaattccGAACTAGTTTCAATAAACAAAAAACTAGGGCTCCTTAAACAAAACATGATATTAAGAATTATTTTCATTTGCATTTCGTAATCAGGGGTCTAAGTGGATGTATTCAAATATAAGGAAGTTGACTTCTAGTTTTGTTTAAtcataaatgattttttaaagaGTAGAAAATTATTAGATTATTAGTTGTGTTGTTCATTTTATCCCAAATGACAACTCATCCATAACAAGTGGAGGATTATAGAGTTGAAGACAAAAAAGATCTACACAATTATCATTTGATGATTATCCTTTTCAATGAATATGTTCATAAGCAAAAATTTGAAACTAAGACAAgggattttcattttttccccCACATCAGATGATGTTGAAAGAACTTCTAGAATGGAGCTATCAAATATAAGagaactttttttatttcttagaAGGACAGGTCATCAATTAAAATAACCAACCATACTTTATCAAAACAATACATCAATTTTCAAATCATGCATGGATGTAACGTTAACATGAATGTAACTCATTTGAACTACATATATCTCGACAAGAAGTCAAATGTTCGAATCCTTCTAACTTAAGGTGCCGATGAACTAAACGTagtaataaaagaaataaaaacagtACACTGAAAAAATGTCATTCTCAAGCTTGTTCCAGATAAGCAAAACGAAGTCAATAACTAATATTGCTGATGTCCAATCAAAGCAACAATactttaattcaaaattatgaTCCCAAAGATAGTCCTTTTGATTGTGACTATTTCCCAGTATATATATCCATCATAGAATTCTCCAATTAGATTTCTGAGAATCCAATGACTAGAATACAAAAAACAATCTATAATCCatgataagaaaagaaagaaaacacaAACTTGACAAAGGTTGTTGTACAAATTCAACATCACAAAGAGACTGGAAAATAGAAAGATGACATATGTCTAAAGAAAACACATTCGGATAACTAGTCCCTGTAGAGATTAGATAAGCGAATGAATGATACAATGGAAGGACAACATTATTCCATGACTTCAATTGTTGAATGGACTTCACAATCGTACTTATTTTTTTATGTTCTAGGGACATTTCAGCATTAAAAACAAGTCCAAGTCTAACT
This window encodes:
- the LOC103489483 gene encoding uncharacterized protein LOC103489483, producing MVSANDPIESFFNSIQVVKEALSPVELGFRKVAKDLEYCFPGHKNEENFIRLILRPKDEDKLSEGEICGTKKRGPYVAGDKRKQGLSINVPVKAFLGNFSRRSVNLEASDTALKEEDLGKEEASCANCLQFAVSWSLLVNNVVQALPRPFKTIKKRLQKTDEEEKIGLCTKQKVSRESKQRQKEKQHKKPFQESLKHDEGKHLPFECLIGFVFDQLTQNLQKFDLDGAGYVDKSYDTSPQSPMAPQVDRFKAVANIWEGRKAEVNGFFGNLRFARVGGVPSGIVGVSSSVNEGDDGVSAQSREETSGISPQKLASGILSIPLSNVERLRSTLSTVSLTELIELLPQVGRSSKDYPDKKKLISVQDFFRYTEAEGRRFFEELDRDGDGQVTMEDLEIAIRKRKLPKRYAREFMNRTRSHIFSKSFGWKQFLSFMEQKEPTILRAYTSLCLSKSGTLQKSEILASLKNAGLPANEDNAVAMMRFLNADTEESISYGHFRNFMLLLPSDRLQEDPRSIWFEAATVVAVPPPVEIPAGSVLRSALAGGLSCALSTSLMFPIDTIKTRVQASTLPFPEIISRIPQIGVQGLYRGSIPAILGQFSSHGLRTGIFEATKLLLINVAPTLPDIQVQSLASFWSTFLGTAVRIPCEVLKQRLQAGLFDNVGQAILGTWNQDGLKGFFRGTGATLCREVPFYVAGMGLYAESKKAAEKLLSRELEPWETIAVGALSGGLAAVVTTPFDVMKTRMMTAQGRSVSMSFVFVSILRHEGPIGLFKGALPRFFWIAPLGAMNFAGYELARKAMDKNEELAAADQLSQKKAAAGSG